In Rattus norvegicus strain BN/NHsdMcwi chromosome 1, GRCr8, whole genome shotgun sequence, a genomic segment contains:
- the Lrrn4cl gene encoding LRRN4 C-terminal-like protein isoform X3, with protein MLGSLSLLWLVAMTTSLVSQAQILTMEDYQVGEEDDVTRTTPSLAVRCDYDRCRHLQVPCKELQKVGSVACLCPGLSREDQQPEPPRLVEVQIVAEEGYAVAHWCAPFSPVSHYWLLLWESNGAPQKSASLNATVRRAEVKGLKPGVAYVLCVVAANDAGKSNVPGADVEGPENWTGPSLGPCRKFIMPPKPVTLVHAAVGVGTVLALLSCAALVWHFCLRDRWGCPRRRQGTSTAQNSDAL; from the coding sequence gctctctttctcttctgtggcTGGTGGCCATGACCACCTCCTTGGTTTCCCAAGCTCAGATATTGACCATGGAAGACTACCAGGTAGGGGAAGAAGATGATGTGACGCGAACTACACCTTCCTTAGCTGTCCGTTGCGACTATGACCGTTGCCGCCACCTGCAGGTGCCCTGCAAGGAGCTGCAGAAGGTTGGGTCAGTAGCCTGCCTGTGCCCAGGGCTCTCCAGGGAAGATCAACAGCCAGAGCCTCCTCGCCTGGTAGAAGTGCAAATAGTGGCTGAAGAAGGTTATGCAGTGGCTCACTGGTGTGCTCCCTTCTCTCCAGTCAGCCACTACTGGCTTCTGCTTTGGGAAAGCAACGGGGCTCCACAGAAGAGTGCCTCTCTCAATGCTACAGTTCGAAGAGCAGAggtgaaaggactgaagcctgGGGTTGCTTATGTCCTTTGTGTAGTGGCTGCTAATGACGCTGGTAAGAGCAATGTTCCTGGGGCAGATGTTGAGGGTCCTGAGAACTGGACTGGCCCTTCCCTTGGGCCCTGTCGCAAGTTTATCATGCCGCCTAAGCCTGTTACCCTGGTCCACGCAGCCGTGGGAGTAGGCACAGTCTTAGCTCTGCTCAGCTGTGCAGCCCTGGTCTGGCATTTCTGTCTTCGTGACCGGTGGGGTTGCCCCCGACGACGTCAAGGTACCAGTACTGCCCAAAATTCAGACGCTCTCTGA